The Saccharothrix variisporea genome has a segment encoding these proteins:
- the dpdJ gene encoding protein DpdJ, whose protein sequence is MTLDPGGVFVGHLLNRLEDLELPLLAWGVTSGALSEGEVLDTVETALAHHPDAPRHLTASQVKQTLINAGLLFPVPHSSTATYRTRMAEALRLLAQLRQLFPARDTDFAGSAWWQRYKPLVADYRLHVADRRYPKRNIPLDAVLQEVARTPDWSTAANSTVSALIGDRDLARFQVDATKAVLAALRSRRHRGVVVCAGTGSGKTLAFYLPAFAAIRQAAANGGVDRLHTLALYPRTELLRDQLRDALQNTETVERMGVVPPGQRPLRIGVLYGDTPHSESMLEKYKDSWYKNWEPERNGLICPYLSCPACDRGRLKWADRDRHKGVELLTCTGCKHRIDGSRLALTRQSLLENPPDLLFTTTEMLNRTSTDPGLGALLGWTGRGPELVLLDEVHTYVGTHGAQTGLLLRRWRHALGSPVTLVGLSATLRDAGKFFAELVGLPFDSVTHIEPRSDDMEEEGREYGIAVRSDPVSGVSVLSTSIQTAMLFGRVLEADERKRSPFGSTGFLFTDDLDVSNRFFNDLRDAEGGQSRTGRPGRRSVLAGLRASDYAQHPERYVDGQSWDLVERIGHVLGQGLGSTRPLSIARTTSQDTGVDSRAALIVATAALEVGFNDARVGLVLQHKAPHDSASFVQRRGRAGRRRGTRPITVVVLSEYGRDRLTYQAYDTLFAPEIAARTLPVSNRHVQKIQAAQSMFDWLAKSFRRRFPYSDLRRVLQSPRKQTEAEEYAEQWKWLATRLTDLLEENALQDALAQHLKRSLQLDDDSVQALLWEPPRSLLLSVVPTVLRRLESRWTSLRADPGKLPGTFLPEFVTKTLFEPLNLPEVRLELPFKTNREEHLPIGKALREAVPGRVSLRYGYQHDDHRTWVPIPPDGESAIDVEGVAPDAPVIGQWKPWGNSDESYRVLRPTNIKLSEPAPEIKDSSQGYPRWASQVELSLHGLMPADTPKTSPWSDRVKSVGFATHAAGNPVTMRRFTVGAQCDVAKNSDTERRKITYVHDGVPAALGFELDVDGMCVEIAPLDTTDASVLAHLRSPQWRSVAFQRAVTENPALFDSTNHFQRTWLALSYFTTYSLAGIGSRAKPRELWQGLSDGSWRDSLAEVLAVLYRNDSLALSGQPQVTDRLVGDLTELSRDPVVVEALNQAGELLFADDVDKRSLGLARRAYVDTVAAAVLGAAFRVCRDAAEQDLVVDVVPADDETAPAKLWLTETGVGGVGVIERIAEFYAEDPNRFWSMVSGVLRPNSFERTDTALTRLVRHVIDEPGGEAARAIADLRAGRSARDGELALRRLRDAWTSLDGPVSQASVAALSIRLLRPGSSPRTDRAAADLISAWSLLEERLGVEVDTRVLAYAVGSGRLPVGEEGTSLTADQVFSLLWPRGGQVRNQHLAHYQPYVPYDAPAVHDRLLIAAAHDEHLPAIPVSADGWEERYRAELPNAGAVWLTCPADDRLTLGRAMAKIPVLPVDTDVLRVYGTITETVRHGADFHVRVELRESGR, encoded by the coding sequence TACCGCCTCCATGTCGCCGACCGCAGGTACCCCAAGCGCAACATCCCGCTCGATGCGGTCCTGCAAGAGGTCGCGCGAACACCCGACTGGTCGACCGCCGCGAACAGCACCGTCTCCGCTTTGATCGGCGATCGAGATCTTGCACGGTTCCAGGTTGACGCGACCAAGGCGGTCCTGGCAGCGCTGCGGTCCCGCAGGCACCGCGGCGTCGTGGTCTGCGCGGGAACCGGTAGCGGCAAGACCTTGGCCTTCTACCTCCCGGCCTTCGCGGCGATCCGGCAGGCGGCGGCGAACGGCGGAGTTGACCGACTCCACACGCTCGCACTCTATCCTCGGACGGAGTTGCTCCGCGACCAACTGCGCGACGCCCTCCAAAACACCGAGACGGTGGAACGGATGGGCGTTGTGCCACCAGGGCAGCGGCCGTTGCGCATCGGCGTGCTCTACGGTGACACACCTCATTCCGAATCGATGCTGGAGAAGTACAAGGACAGTTGGTATAAGAACTGGGAGCCCGAGCGCAATGGGCTGATCTGTCCGTATCTCTCGTGCCCGGCCTGCGACCGTGGAAGGCTCAAGTGGGCTGACCGCGACCGCCACAAAGGCGTCGAGTTGCTGACGTGCACCGGCTGCAAGCACCGGATCGACGGCAGTCGGTTGGCCCTGACTCGGCAGTCGTTGCTCGAGAACCCGCCGGACCTGCTGTTCACCACGACCGAGATGCTCAATCGCACCAGTACCGACCCCGGTTTGGGTGCACTGCTCGGATGGACGGGTCGTGGCCCCGAACTGGTGCTCCTGGACGAAGTGCACACCTATGTCGGTACCCACGGCGCCCAAACAGGCCTTCTGTTGCGGCGCTGGCGTCACGCTTTGGGTAGCCCCGTAACGCTGGTCGGGCTGAGCGCGACCCTTCGCGATGCTGGTAAGTTCTTCGCCGAACTGGTCGGGTTGCCCTTCGACAGCGTCACCCACATCGAGCCACGCAGCGACGATATGGAGGAGGAAGGGCGCGAGTACGGGATCGCCGTGCGCAGCGACCCGGTCTCCGGCGTGAGCGTGCTGTCCACCTCCATCCAAACCGCCATGCTGTTCGGCCGGGTCCTGGAGGCGGATGAACGGAAGCGCTCGCCATTCGGGTCAACGGGCTTCCTCTTCACCGACGACCTGGACGTCTCCAACCGCTTCTTCAACGATTTGCGGGACGCGGAGGGCGGCCAGTCGCGGACCGGCAGGCCCGGCCGGAGATCAGTTCTGGCGGGTCTCCGGGCCTCGGACTACGCGCAACACCCTGAGCGCTACGTGGACGGGCAGTCGTGGGATCTGGTGGAGCGCATCGGACATGTCCTTGGGCAAGGACTCGGTTCTACACGGCCCCTCTCGATCGCGCGCACTACCTCCCAGGACACAGGTGTCGACTCACGTGCCGCACTCATCGTCGCGACCGCCGCACTCGAGGTCGGGTTCAACGATGCGCGGGTCGGACTGGTTCTACAGCACAAGGCACCACATGACAGCGCGTCCTTCGTCCAGCGTCGAGGTCGCGCGGGACGGCGGCGCGGGACGAGACCGATCACCGTGGTCGTCCTCTCCGAGTATGGACGTGACCGTCTCACTTATCAGGCGTACGACACGCTCTTCGCTCCGGAGATCGCTGCACGCACCTTGCCGGTGTCCAACAGGCACGTGCAGAAGATCCAGGCGGCGCAGTCGATGTTCGATTGGCTCGCCAAGTCCTTCAGACGTCGCTTCCCGTACTCGGACCTGCGTCGAGTTCTGCAGTCGCCGCGCAAGCAGACCGAAGCGGAAGAGTACGCGGAGCAGTGGAAGTGGCTGGCTACCCGGTTGACCGACCTCCTGGAGGAGAACGCTCTCCAGGACGCGTTGGCCCAGCACCTCAAGCGGTCGCTGCAACTCGACGATGACTCGGTCCAGGCGCTGCTGTGGGAGCCTCCCCGCTCCCTGTTGCTCTCCGTCGTGCCCACCGTCCTGCGCCGACTGGAGAGTCGGTGGACATCACTTCGTGCCGATCCCGGCAAGCTTCCGGGCACGTTCCTGCCGGAGTTCGTGACCAAGACGCTGTTCGAGCCGCTGAACCTGCCCGAGGTTCGTCTCGAGTTGCCGTTCAAGACCAACCGAGAAGAGCACCTGCCCATCGGGAAAGCCTTGCGAGAAGCGGTTCCGGGACGTGTCAGCCTGCGTTACGGCTACCAGCACGACGACCACCGCACTTGGGTCCCGATCCCTCCGGACGGCGAATCGGCCATCGACGTGGAAGGAGTCGCTCCCGATGCACCGGTGATCGGCCAGTGGAAACCGTGGGGCAACTCCGACGAGTCCTACCGCGTGCTGCGTCCGACGAACATCAAGCTGAGCGAACCGGCTCCCGAGATCAAAGACAGCTCCCAGGGCTATCCCCGTTGGGCGTCCCAGGTGGAACTTTCCCTCCACGGTCTCATGCCTGCCGACACGCCGAAGACCTCGCCGTGGAGTGACCGCGTCAAATCGGTGGGCTTCGCCACCCATGCCGCGGGCAACCCTGTCACGATGCGGAGGTTCACCGTAGGCGCGCAGTGCGACGTGGCGAAGAACTCCGACACGGAGCGACGCAAGATCACGTACGTCCACGACGGCGTCCCTGCCGCTCTCGGCTTCGAACTCGATGTCGACGGCATGTGCGTGGAAATCGCACCACTTGACACAACGGACGCATCGGTACTCGCGCACCTTCGTTCGCCGCAATGGCGCTCGGTCGCCTTCCAACGTGCGGTGACGGAGAACCCGGCTCTGTTCGACTCGACGAACCACTTCCAGCGGACGTGGCTCGCCCTTTCGTATTTCACGACGTACTCGTTGGCGGGGATCGGTTCCCGCGCGAAGCCTCGTGAGTTGTGGCAAGGCCTGAGCGACGGCTCGTGGCGGGACAGCCTCGCCGAGGTGCTGGCGGTGCTCTACCGGAACGACTCGTTGGCCTTGAGCGGCCAACCCCAGGTCACCGATCGTCTCGTCGGCGATCTGACCGAGTTGAGCCGGGACCCCGTGGTGGTGGAGGCGTTGAACCAGGCCGGAGAATTGCTGTTCGCCGACGATGTCGACAAACGATCCTTGGGCTTGGCTCGTCGGGCCTATGTGGACACGGTGGCAGCAGCAGTTCTCGGTGCCGCGTTCCGCGTCTGCCGTGATGCAGCTGAGCAAGACTTGGTCGTCGACGTGGTGCCGGCCGACGACGAGACTGCGCCCGCGAAGTTGTGGCTGACCGAGACCGGTGTCGGCGGTGTGGGTGTCATCGAGCGCATCGCGGAGTTCTACGCCGAGGACCCGAACCGGTTCTGGTCGATGGTGTCCGGAGTGCTTCGACCGAACTCGTTCGAACGTACCGATACGGCCCTCACCCGTTTGGTGCGACACGTGATCGACGAACCTGGCGGCGAGGCGGCGAGGGCGATCGCGGACCTGCGTGCCGGAAGGTCTGCCCGCGATGGAGAGTTGGCGCTGCGGCGGCTGCGCGACGCGTGGACGTCGCTCGACGGTCCAGTCAGTCAGGCATCGGTCGCGGCGTTGTCGATCCGCTTGCTGCGCCCCGGCAGTTCCCCGCGAACCGACCGAGCCGCAGCCGATTTGATCTCGGCCTGGTCACTGCTGGAGGAGCGGTTGGGTGTCGAGGTGGACACGCGGGTTCTCGCCTACGCGGTCGGGTCGGGACGCCTACCCGTGGGCGAGGAGGGGACGTCCCTCACCGCGGACCAGGTCTTCAGCCTCCTTTGGCCGCGCGGAGGACAAGTGCGAAATCAGCACCTTGCCCACTACCAACCGTACGTCCCGTACGACGCGCCGGCCGTGCACGACCGACTCCTCATCGCCGCAGCCCACGATGAACACCTTCCAGCGATTCCGGTGTCCGCTGACGGCTGGGAGGAGCGCTACCGCGCTGAACTGCCGAATGCGGGGGCAGTGTGGCTGACCTGCCCAGCGGATGACCGGCTGACCCTGGGCCGGGCCATGGCCAAGATCCCGGTCTTGCCGGTCGACACCGATGTCCTGAGGGTGTACGGAACGATCACCGAGACCGTACGGCACGGTGCCGACTTCCATGTTCGAGTGGAGTTGCGGGAGAGCGGGCGATGA